From candidate division WOR-3 bacterium, the proteins below share one genomic window:
- a CDS encoding tetratricopeptide repeat protein, whose amino-acid sequence MSSMRLAGRIGLAGLIRLMGLAGLMTLASAQSIGTARILEQAGQTERALSEYRLVLNRTPRDLAAYQGFVRTCRQLARYDSLEAVSSRLSLTAPEEPQYVLGRIDGLLGLKRRKEALELGRALVARWPQQATAAADVLERWQELAEATNYLLAARKSQTHTRTYTERLIALYELQNRYTDATREIVSLVDSETDLLQTYLPRIREYSRKTGSSALLAELGRLRDSWARARAQAEVYLALGREPEALRTARQVMDQDGLYGFAHECEEAGALNAALAVYQEQNLKADQARVLRKLGRNREALALLGQDRNPEAMFELAEINRIETKDLKAAASSYERVLAARPGHEPAVFGLASSQLGLGQLEAARRTLGQASRQTDRILMLLAEVLLYRLQFDSVRYFCQELLRRFPESPLVNDGLELALLSSAGERATELARAMYESRTGDTQKALERCETLGKGTDDVAEQAWFLRARLLHDTAGPKRALAILDSFALAFPQSQRRPRQLFEQANMFQALGDENRYRQALEELVVSFPGSPYAPLARSMLALGVKPPEPGTVH is encoded by the coding sequence ATGAGCAGCATGCGATTGGCGGGACGGATTGGACTCGCGGGCCTCATCAGGCTGATGGGACTTGCTGGACTGATGACGCTTGCGTCCGCACAGAGCATCGGCACGGCAAGAATCCTTGAGCAAGCCGGTCAGACCGAGCGTGCGCTGAGCGAGTACCGGCTTGTGCTCAACCGGACACCCCGGGACCTGGCAGCGTATCAAGGTTTTGTCAGGACGTGCCGGCAGCTTGCACGATACGATTCGCTTGAGGCAGTAAGCAGTCGTCTGAGCCTGACTGCGCCTGAGGAACCGCAGTATGTACTCGGCCGGATTGACGGACTCCTAGGCCTGAAACGAAGAAAAGAGGCCCTGGAACTTGGACGCGCCCTGGTCGCCAGGTGGCCGCAACAGGCAACCGCAGCAGCAGACGTGCTCGAACGCTGGCAGGAACTGGCCGAGGCAACGAACTATCTACTTGCCGCCCGTAAGAGCCAGACCCACACAAGAACCTATACAGAGCGGCTAATTGCCCTCTACGAACTGCAGAACCGTTACACGGATGCGACAAGGGAAATCGTGTCGCTTGTGGACTCAGAAACCGACCTGCTGCAGACCTACCTTCCAAGGATACGTGAGTACAGCCGCAAGACCGGTTCCTCGGCTCTCCTCGCCGAGCTTGGCCGACTCAGGGACTCGTGGGCAAGGGCACGAGCTCAGGCTGAAGTGTACCTTGCTCTTGGCCGCGAGCCCGAGGCACTCAGAACCGCGCGCCAAGTAATGGACCAGGACGGACTGTACGGATTTGCTCACGAGTGCGAGGAGGCCGGGGCGCTGAACGCCGCACTTGCAGTGTATCAGGAACAGAACCTGAAAGCAGACCAGGCTAGAGTACTGCGCAAGCTGGGCCGGAACCGTGAGGCGCTCGCCCTACTTGGCCAGGACCGCAACCCGGAAGCCATGTTCGAGCTGGCTGAGATCAACCGGATTGAGACCAAAGACCTGAAAGCTGCAGCCAGCAGCTACGAACGGGTTCTTGCCGCCAGACCCGGACACGAACCAGCCGTGTTCGGGCTGGCGAGCTCGCAGCTCGGGCTCGGCCAACTTGAGGCGGCACGCAGAACCCTGGGACAGGCAAGCCGACAAACCGACCGGATTCTAATGCTACTGGCTGAGGTACTGCTGTACCGACTTCAATTCGACTCGGTTCGATACTTTTGTCAGGAGTTGTTGCGCCGGTTTCCAGAAAGCCCGCTCGTCAACGACGGCCTTGAGCTTGCGCTCCTGTCAAGCGCTGGCGAACGGGCGACGGAACTTGCACGGGCGATGTACGAGTCTCGGACCGGTGACACCCAGAAGGCACTCGAGCGATGCGAAACACTGGGCAAGGGCACCGATGACGTCGCCGAGCAGGCCTGGTTCCTGCGTGCCCGGCTCCTGCATGATACGGCCGGGCCCAAGCGGGCGCTCGCCATACTCGACAGTTTCGCGCTCGCATTTCCGCAGAGCCAACGCCGGCCCAGACAGTTGTTCGAGCAGGCAAACATGTTTCAGGCACTCGGCGATGAGAACCGTTACCGGCAGGCGCTGGAAGAGCTCGTGGTTTCATTTCCCGGTTCGCCGTACGCACCGCTGGCGCGGAGCATGCTCGCGCTCGGGGTCAAGCCACCCGAACCCGGAACAGTCCACTAG